Sequence from the Burkholderia sp. GAS332 genome:
AATCCAGTGAATCTGATCCGCTTGCCGATGTGGCTGCTCGGCGGCCGCGCGGGCTTCAAGCGGGCGATCGCGTCGCGCACCGACCCACTCGCGGCATCCCTGCCGTATCGCCAGTCGCTGCTCGACTATCTGATCGTGGAAAAGCGCCGCGGCCGCCGGATCGTTCTCGCGACCGCCGCGCACCGCAGCATCGCCGACAATGTGGCGACGCATCTTCAGTTGTTCGACGATGTGCTGGCCACCGGCGATAACGACAATCTCAAAGGCAGCGCGAAGCTCGCCCAAATCAGAGAGCACATCGGCGAGGATTTCGTCTACGCCGGCGACAGCCACGCGGATCTGCCGATCTGGCAAGCATCACAAGCAGCGGTCCTCGCCGGCGCGTCATCAGGCGTCGCGGCATCGGTTCGCAACACCGTTCCGGTCGAACGGGAGTTCTCGAATGCCGCCGCGGGCATCGCCACGTGGATCAAAGCGCTGCGTGTGCATCAATGGCTCAAGAATCTGCTGCTGTTCGTGCCGCTCTTTACCGCGTTCTCGTTCTTCGACACGGAAAAGCTGGCGACCCTGATCGTCGCGTTCTTTTCGATGTCACTGGGCGCGTCGGCGACCTACATCCTGAACGACCTGTGGGACCTGAGCAGCGACCGCCAGCATCCGCGCAAGTGTTTTCGTCCGTTTGCCAGCGGCGCGCTGTCCATCGCGAGCGGGTTCGGCTGCGCCGCCATGCTGCTCGCGATATCCGTGACGCTGGGCGTGATTGCGTCGCCCGCGTTCGCGGCGATGCTCGTGCTCTACCTGTTCGCCACGAGTGCCTATAGCTGGGTATTGAAGAAGCAGCCGCTGATGGATGTGATCGTGCTGTCGCTGTTGTATACGCTGCGCATTTTCGCGGGATCGGTAGCCGTGAACATCGCGGTCAGCAAGTGGTTGCTGGCCTTCTCCTTGCTGACCTTTCTGAGTCTCGCGCTGGTCAAGCGCTGCGCCGAGCTGGTGTCGGTGCGCCAGAGCGGCGCGTCCGCGACGGCCGGCCGCGACTACCGCGTCGGCGATCTCGAAGTACTGTGGCCGCTCGGCATCGGCGCCAGCTTTGCCGCGGTGGTGGTGTTTGGCCTCTTCATCAACTCGCCCGACACGATCGCACGCTACAACGAAGCGAATCTGTTGTGGCTCGTGGCGATCGGCTTCATCTATCTGCTCGCGAGGCTGTGGCTCGCTACGGTGCGCGGCGAGATGGACGACGACCCCGTCGTCTATGTCATCGAAGACCGCGGAAGCCGGCTGACGATGCTCTCGATGGTCACCCTCGTGATCGTCGCTCACTTCATGCATTTAACGTAACTGCAGGCCAGAATAACCGTGATGAAGAATCGCCGACTGTTGAGCTTCTGCCGCTTTTCGATTGTCTTCGTGACGCTGCTGGTGTGCTGCGGCAACATCACGAATAGCTTCCTGTTGAAGTGGGGCTTTCGCGACGACCAGCGCAATGCCGATTACATCCACACGCCTTCGCTGGTCGGCGTCATGGAAGGCGCGGCGCCGAAGCCCTACGTCTACCGTTCGGCCATGCCGAAGGCCGCCAAATGGATGGTCGAGCAGATCAGCCCTGAGCACCAGCTCAAGTTCTTCAAATCCATCACGCGATACGACTCGCTGCATCACGCCTATTTTTCAGGCGTGCCCGACCACTACTGGACACCGGTGGTGGCGATCGGTTACCACGTGATGTATTTCGCCGTGATGCTGGCGACGATCTTCACGCTGCTGTTCGTCTACCGTCTTGCGCGCATGCAGGGTTTGTCATTCGGCCGCGCGCTCGGCTTTCTGGTCGCCTTCAGCATGCTCTATCCGCTGACCTTCCAGAAAGGCGGCTACTACTACGACTTCTTTGAAATACTCGGCGTATTCGGCGTCGTCTATTTCTTCCTGAAGCGCTCGATGCTGATGGCCACGCTGTTTGTCGCGCTGTTTTCGTTGAACAAGGAAACCTTCTTCCTCGTGCCGGCCGCGTTGTTCTTCCTGCACGACAGCGACGTTCCGATGAAGAAGCGGTTCGCGTGGCTGGCGGTGCAATTCGGCATCTGCATGGCGACGCGGCACTTCATCATGAGCGGCTATCAGGCGAACGACGGCGGCTTCGTTGAGATTCACGGGGTGCACAACCTGTTGTTCTGGCTGAACCCTTTGTCGTACCTCAGTTTCTACAATGCTGTCGCCAAGGGCGTGTTCACGCCGAGCCTGCAAAACCCGTTGATCGCCGTTCCGCTAATCGTGTTTCTCTATCACGCATGGCGCGAGTCACCGTCGCTCTATAAGCGGTATTTCCTCGCGGCGGCTTTGCCGATTGCCGCGTTGTGTGCATGCTTCGGCTTTGAAGACGAAGCACGCGATGCCGCACTCGTTTTTCCCGCTGTCGTCCTGATTGCGCTGCATGGGGCAAGCCGGTTTGGCGAGATTTTTGGCGGACTGGATGAGGCGGTGGCGCGCGAACCGCAGCGCCGGCCGGAGGCGTCGCGCGCGGCTGCAGTTGTCAATGCGCCCACGACAGTGCTGGAGAAAGTCTGAACTTCACGCAGACCCAATAGGGTCGCTCACCGCGCCTCGCTGCACCGCCTGCCCCGACTGCTCGCCGAACTGCAAGGCAGCAAGCTGGGCATAGAGCGGTGAGCTCAGAAGGAGCTCGGCATGACGGCCCTGCGCGACGACGCGGCCGTGTTCCAGCACGACGATGCGGTCGGCCTGCTGCACGGTCGCGAGGCGGTGCGCGATGACCAGCGTGGTGCGGTTCTGCGCGGCGTTATCCAACGCCTTTTGCACCAGCCGTTCGCTGGCTGCATCGAGCGCACTGGTGGCTTCGTCCAGCAGCAGGATGGGCGGATTCTTCAGGATCGCGCGCGCGATCGCAATGCGCTGGCGCTGCCCGCCGGACAGTCGCACGCCGCGCTCGCCGAGAAAGGTATCGTAGCCTTGCGGCAGTTCTTCGATAAAGCCGGCCGCAGCGGCCATATCGGCAGCCCGCTGAACTTGC
This genomic interval carries:
- a CDS encoding 4-hydroxybenzoate polyprenyltransferase codes for the protein MQASNELPLVVDLDGTLTLTDTLAESVIQIVKKNPVNLIRLPMWLLGGRAGFKRAIASRTDPLAASLPYRQSLLDYLIVEKRRGRRIVLATAAHRSIADNVATHLQLFDDVLATGDNDNLKGSAKLAQIREHIGEDFVYAGDSHADLPIWQASQAAVLAGASSGVAASVRNTVPVEREFSNAAAGIATWIKALRVHQWLKNLLLFVPLFTAFSFFDTEKLATLIVAFFSMSLGASATYILNDLWDLSSDRQHPRKCFRPFASGALSIASGFGCAAMLLAISVTLGVIASPAFAAMLVLYLFATSAYSWVLKKQPLMDVIVLSLLYTLRIFAGSVAVNIAVSKWLLAFSLLTFLSLALVKRCAELVSVRQSGASATAGRDYRVGDLEVLWPLGIGASFAAVVVFGLFINSPDTIARYNEANLLWLVAIGFIYLLARLWLATVRGEMDDDPVVYVIEDRGSRLTMLSMVTLVIVAHFMHLT